Proteins encoded together in one Kitasatospora albolonga window:
- a CDS encoding leucyl aminopeptidase, with product MTALTLSTAGAATLRADALVVGVAKAAASKAGNLVLAPGAEAVDKAFDGKLASVLATLGAVGAEGEVTKLPAPSGLKVPVVIAVGLGPVPDKEDAYDAEVLRRAAGTAARALTGTKKAGFALPAGSVEDAAAVAEGALLGAYAFTAYQGGENKLAPKDAKSKDSGPKLPLAEVAVVGAKPRDKAYKAAVERALALAEEINRARDLINTPPNDLYPESFAAVATAAGKEHGIKVQVLDEKALVKGGFGGILGVGQGSANGPRLVKLAYTHPKAEKTLALVGKGITYDSGGISLKPAGHNETMKCDMSGAAAVFAAVVTAARLGLKVNVTGWLALAENMPSGNATRPGDVLRMYSGKTVEVLNTDAEGRLVLGDALTRASEEKPDAIVDVATLTGAMVLALGNRTFGIMANDDAFRTSIHEIAEEVGEASWPMPLPADLRKGMDSPTADIANMGERMGGGLVAGLFLKEFVGEGIAWAHLDIAGPAFHEGAPYGYTPKGGTGSAVRTLVRLAERTAAGDLG from the coding sequence GTGACTGCTCTCACTCTCAGCACTGCCGGTGCGGCGACGCTGCGCGCCGACGCACTCGTCGTCGGCGTCGCGAAGGCCGCCGCGTCCAAGGCCGGGAACCTGGTTCTCGCGCCGGGCGCCGAGGCCGTGGACAAGGCGTTCGACGGAAAGCTCGCCTCCGTTCTCGCGACCCTGGGGGCCGTGGGTGCCGAGGGCGAAGTGACCAAGCTGCCCGCGCCGTCCGGGCTCAAGGTCCCGGTCGTCATCGCGGTCGGGCTCGGTCCGGTCCCGGACAAGGAGGACGCGTACGACGCCGAGGTGCTGCGCCGCGCCGCGGGCACCGCCGCCCGTGCGCTGACCGGTACGAAGAAGGCCGGTTTCGCGCTGCCCGCCGGTTCCGTCGAGGACGCCGCCGCCGTCGCGGAGGGCGCCCTGCTCGGCGCCTACGCCTTCACCGCCTACCAGGGCGGCGAGAACAAGCTCGCGCCCAAGGACGCCAAGTCCAAGGACAGCGGCCCCAAGCTGCCGCTCGCCGAGGTGGCCGTCGTCGGCGCCAAGCCCCGCGACAAGGCGTACAAGGCGGCCGTCGAGCGCGCCCTCGCGCTGGCCGAGGAGATCAACCGCGCCCGCGACCTGATCAACACCCCGCCGAACGACCTCTACCCCGAGTCCTTCGCCGCCGTGGCCACCGCCGCGGGCAAGGAGCACGGCATCAAGGTGCAGGTGCTCGACGAGAAGGCCCTCGTCAAGGGCGGCTTCGGCGGCATCCTCGGCGTCGGCCAGGGCTCCGCGAACGGCCCGCGCCTGGTGAAGCTCGCCTACACCCACCCGAAGGCGGAGAAGACCCTCGCCCTCGTCGGCAAGGGCATCACCTACGACTCGGGCGGCATCTCGCTCAAGCCGGCCGGCCACAACGAGACGATGAAGTGCGACATGAGCGGCGCCGCCGCCGTGTTCGCCGCCGTCGTCACCGCGGCCCGCCTCGGCCTGAAGGTCAACGTCACCGGCTGGCTGGCGCTCGCCGAGAACATGCCGTCCGGCAACGCCACCCGCCCCGGTGACGTACTGCGCATGTACAGCGGCAAGACCGTCGAGGTCCTCAACACCGACGCCGAGGGGCGGCTCGTCCTCGGCGACGCGCTGACCCGCGCCTCGGAGGAGAAGCCGGACGCGATCGTCGACGTGGCGACCCTGACCGGTGCGATGGTGCTGGCGCTCGGCAACCGCACCTTCGGGATCATGGCCAACGACGACGCCTTCCGTACGTCGATCCACGAGATCGCCGAGGAGGTCGGCGAGGCGTCCTGGCCGATGCCGCTCCCCGCCGACCTGCGCAAGGGCATGGACTCCCCCACCGCCGACATCGCCAACATGGGCGAGCGGATGGGCGGCGGTCTGGTGGCCGGTCTCTTCCTGAAGGAGTTCGTGGGCGAGGGCATCGCCTGGGCGCACCTGGACATCGCGGGCCCGGCCTTCCACGAGGGCGCCCCGTACGGCTACACGCCCAAGGGCGGCACCGGCTCCGCCGTCCGCACCCTGGTCCGGCTGGCCGAGCGCACCGCCGCCGGCGACCTGGGCTGA
- a CDS encoding dihydrolipoyl dehydrogenase, with protein MANDASTVFDLVILGGGSGGYAAALRGAQLGLDVALIEKGKVGGTCLHNGCIPTKALLHAGEIADQARESAQFGVKATFEGIDMEAVNKYKDDVIAGLYKGLQGLVASRKVHYIEGEGKLSSPTSVDVNGQRIQGRHVLLATGSVPKSLPGLEIDGNRIISSDHALKLDRVPKSAIVLGGGVIGVEFASAWKSFGTEVTVVEGLKHLVPVEDENSSKLLERAFRKRGIKFNLGTFFEKAEYTQDGVRVTLADGKTFEAEILLVAIGRGPVSQGLGYEEQGVAMDRGYVLVDEYMQTNVPTISAVGDLVPTLQLAHVGFAEGILVAERLAGLKTVPIDYDGVPRVTYCHPEVASVGITEAKAKEIYGADKVVALKYNLAGNGKSRILKTAGEIKLVQVKDGAVVGVHMVGDRMGEQVGEAQLIYNWEALPSEVAQLLHAHPTQNEAMGEAHLALAGKPLHSHD; from the coding sequence GTGGCGAACGACGCCAGCACCGTTTTCGACCTAGTGATCCTCGGCGGTGGCAGTGGCGGGTACGCCGCGGCCCTGCGCGGAGCGCAGCTGGGCCTGGACGTCGCCCTGATCGAGAAGGGCAAGGTCGGCGGCACCTGCCTGCACAACGGCTGCATCCCCACGAAGGCTCTGCTGCACGCGGGCGAGATCGCGGACCAGGCCCGCGAGTCGGCCCAGTTCGGCGTGAAGGCCACCTTCGAGGGCATCGACATGGAGGCCGTCAACAAGTACAAGGACGACGTGATCGCGGGCCTGTACAAGGGTCTCCAGGGTCTCGTCGCCTCGCGCAAGGTCCACTACATCGAGGGTGAGGGCAAGCTCTCCTCCCCCACCTCGGTGGACGTGAACGGCCAGCGCATCCAGGGCCGCCACGTGCTGCTGGCGACCGGCTCCGTGCCGAAGTCGCTGCCGGGCCTGGAGATCGACGGCAACCGGATCATCTCCTCGGACCACGCGCTGAAGCTGGACCGCGTCCCGAAGTCGGCCATCGTGCTCGGCGGCGGCGTCATCGGCGTCGAGTTCGCCTCGGCGTGGAAGTCCTTCGGCACCGAGGTCACGGTCGTCGAGGGCCTGAAGCACCTCGTCCCGGTCGAGGACGAGAACAGCTCGAAGCTTCTTGAGCGCGCGTTCCGCAAGCGCGGCATCAAGTTCAACCTCGGTACGTTCTTCGAGAAGGCCGAGTACACGCAGGACGGCGTCCGCGTGACCCTGGCCGACGGCAAGACCTTCGAGGCGGAGATCCTCCTCGTCGCGATCGGCCGCGGCCCGGTCTCGCAGGGCCTGGGCTACGAGGAGCAGGGCGTCGCGATGGACCGCGGCTATGTCCTGGTCGACGAGTACATGCAGACCAACGTGCCGACGATCTCGGCCGTGGGCGACCTCGTCCCGACCCTCCAGCTGGCCCACGTCGGCTTCGCCGAGGGCATCCTCGTGGCGGAGCGGCTCGCCGGCCTCAAGACCGTCCCGATCGACTACGACGGTGTGCCCCGGGTGACGTACTGCCACCCCGAGGTCGCCTCCGTCGGCATCACCGAGGCCAAGGCCAAGGAGATCTACGGTGCGGACAAGGTCGTCGCCCTCAAGTACAACCTCGCGGGCAACGGCAAGAGCAGGATCCTGAAGACCGCGGGCGAGATCAAGCTCGTCCAGGTCAAGGACGGTGCCGTGGTCGGCGTCCACATGGTGGGCGACCGCATGGGCGAGCAGGTCGGCGAAGCCCAGCTGATCTACAACTGGGAGGCGCTGCCCTCCGAGGTCGCGCAGCTCCTCCACGCCCACCCGACGCAGAACGAGGCGATGGGCGAGGCGCACCTGGCGCTGGCGGGCAAGCCCCTCCACTCCCACGACTGA
- a CDS encoding adenosylcobinamide-GDP ribazoletransferase — translation MTSLNSHGLRFAFGTLTALPVRVTRWDRATARTGMLCAPLAGLVVGLLAAALGALSLLAGSGPLLAAVVSVAVPAALTRGLHLDGLADTADGLGSGKPAEDALRIMKQSDIGPFGVITLLLVLLAQVAVLFQLYGEGGWAQGALGAVVAAVAARLALTLASRQGVPAARPEGLGAVVAGTVPVGRAVLVAAVTVAVCGAAGAVSGPYGALHHALAVLGALAAAELLLRHCVRRFGGVTGDVFGGVAETAATAALVVLALGP, via the coding sequence GTGACCTCCCTGAACAGCCATGGCCTGCGCTTCGCCTTCGGCACCCTCACCGCGCTGCCCGTCCGCGTGACCCGCTGGGACCGCGCGACCGCCCGGACCGGCATGCTCTGCGCCCCGCTCGCCGGGCTCGTCGTCGGCCTGCTCGCCGCCGCGCTCGGCGCGCTGTCGCTGCTGGCCGGATCGGGTCCGCTGCTCGCGGCGGTCGTCTCCGTCGCGGTGCCCGCCGCGCTCACCCGAGGGCTGCACCTGGACGGCCTCGCGGACACGGCGGACGGGCTGGGCAGCGGGAAACCGGCCGAGGACGCGCTGCGGATCATGAAGCAGTCCGACATTGGGCCGTTCGGTGTCATCACCCTGCTCCTGGTCCTGCTGGCCCAGGTCGCGGTCCTCTTCCAGCTGTACGGGGAGGGGGGCTGGGCACAGGGCGCGCTCGGGGCCGTCGTCGCGGCCGTCGCCGCCCGGCTCGCGCTCACCCTGGCGTCCCGTCAGGGGGTCCCGGCGGCCCGGCCGGAGGGGCTCGGCGCGGTGGTGGCGGGCACGGTCCCGGTGGGGCGGGCGGTGCTCGTGGCGGCGGTGACGGTGGCGGTGTGCGGGGCGGCGGGCGCGGTGTCCGGCCCGTACGGGGCACTGCACCACGCGCTCGCGGTGCTCGGCGCCCTGGCCGCCGCCGAACTCCTGCTGCGCCACTGCGTGCGGCGGTTCGGCGGGGTGACCGGGGACGTGTTCGGCGGGGTGGCGGAGACGGCGGCGACGGCGGCCCTGGTGGTGCTGGCGCTCGGGCCCTGA
- a CDS encoding GntR family transcriptional regulator, whose amino-acid sequence MTPPVVHSLREQIREHIVEGIVSGRWKPGERIVERRIATELEVSQTPVREALRELETLRLIESAPNKGVRVRNLTAADLEESYPVRAGLEQIAAELAAPLLGEDCSALAPHVAALYEADRLADGEAQVRHTVGFHREMVRAAGNAVLLHTWEGLGIEVFTALSIRWLGTVQKSYAEEHQALVDAFLAHDPQIGALVKAHVLGCAPRA is encoded by the coding sequence ATGACCCCGCCCGTCGTCCACTCGCTGCGCGAACAGATCCGCGAGCACATCGTGGAGGGGATCGTCAGCGGGCGCTGGAAGCCGGGCGAGCGGATCGTGGAGCGCCGGATCGCCACGGAGCTGGAGGTCAGCCAGACGCCCGTGCGCGAGGCGCTGCGCGAGCTGGAGACGCTCCGGCTGATCGAGTCGGCCCCGAACAAGGGCGTCCGGGTCCGCAACCTGACCGCCGCCGACCTGGAGGAGAGCTACCCCGTACGGGCCGGACTGGAGCAGATCGCGGCGGAGCTGGCGGCCCCGCTGCTCGGCGAGGACTGCTCGGCGCTGGCCCCGCATGTGGCGGCGCTGTACGAGGCGGACCGGCTGGCGGACGGCGAGGCCCAGGTGCGGCACACGGTGGGCTTCCACCGGGAGATGGTCCGGGCCGCCGGGAACGCGGTGCTGCTGCACACCTGGGAGGGGCTCGGCATCGAGGTGTTCACGGCCCTGTCGATCCGCTGGCTGGGCACGGTGCAGAAGTCGTACGCGGAGGAGCACCAGGCGCTCGTCGACGCGTTCCTCGCCCATGACCCACAGATCGGCGCCTTGGTGAAGGCGCACGTACTGGGCTGCGCACCACGCGCCTGA
- a CDS encoding 2-oxoglutarate dehydrogenase, E2 component, dihydrolipoamide succinyltransferase, which yields MSVSVTLPALGESVTEGTVTRWLKAEGERVEADEPLLEVSTDKVDTEIPAPASGVLASIKVAEDETVEVGAELAVIDDGSGAPAEAAAPAAEAPAAPAEEAPAPAAEAPAAPAQEAPKAEAPAASGGSAEGTDVTLPALGESVTEGTVTRWLKEVGEEVAEDEPLLEVSTDKVDTEIPAPVAGVLLEIVVGEDETAEVGAKLAVIGAPGAAPAAAPAQPAAPAQEAPKAEAPKAEAPKQEAPAAPAPAPAAPAPAPVQAPSAPAAPAPAQPAPAAPAPAAPAAPSGDDGAYVTPLVRKLASENNVDLGSVKGTGVGGRIRKQDVVAAAEAAKAAAAAPAPAAVTAGGHAAAKAPKLEASPLRGQTVKMTRMRKVIGDNMMKALHSQAQLTSVLEVDITKLMKLRNQAKAAFAAREGVKLSPMPFFVKAAAQALKAHPVINARINEDEGTITYFDSENIGIAVDAEKGLMTPVIKGAGDLNIAGISKKTAELAGKARGGGLTPDDMSGATFTISNTGSRGALFDTVIVPPNQAAILGIGATVRRPVVIDHPDLGETIAVRDMTYLSLSYDHRLVDGADAARYLTSVKAILEAGEFEVELGL from the coding sequence ATGTCGGTTTCCGTAACCCTTCCGGCGCTCGGCGAGAGCGTCACCGAGGGCACTGTCACCCGTTGGCTGAAGGCCGAGGGCGAGCGCGTCGAGGCCGACGAGCCGCTGCTCGAGGTCTCGACCGACAAGGTCGACACCGAGATCCCGGCCCCCGCGTCCGGTGTTCTGGCCTCCATCAAGGTCGCCGAGGACGAGACCGTCGAGGTCGGCGCCGAGCTGGCCGTCATCGACGACGGCTCCGGCGCTCCGGCCGAGGCCGCGGCTCCGGCCGCCGAGGCGCCTGCCGCCCCGGCCGAGGAGGCTCCGGCTCCGGCCGCCGAGGCTCCCGCCGCCCCGGCGCAGGAGGCCCCGAAGGCCGAGGCCCCGGCTGCCTCCGGCGGTTCCGCCGAGGGCACCGACGTCACCCTTCCGGCGCTCGGCGAGAGCGTCACCGAGGGCACCGTCACCCGCTGGCTGAAGGAGGTCGGCGAGGAGGTCGCGGAGGACGAGCCCCTCCTCGAGGTCTCCACGGACAAGGTCGACACCGAGATCCCCGCCCCGGTCGCCGGTGTGCTGCTGGAGATCGTGGTCGGCGAGGACGAGACCGCCGAGGTCGGCGCCAAGCTCGCCGTCATCGGTGCTCCGGGCGCGGCCCCGGCCGCCGCTCCGGCGCAGCCCGCCGCCCCGGCGCAGGAGGCCCCGAAGGCTGAGGCCCCCAAGGCCGAGGCGCCGAAGCAGGAGGCCCCCGCGGCTCCCGCCCCGGCACCGGCCGCCCCCGCTCCGGCTCCGGTCCAGGCCCCGTCGGCTCCCGCCGCCCCGGCTCCGGCGCAGCCCGCCCCCGCCGCCCCGGCACCGGCCGCTCCGGCCGCGCCCTCGGGTGACGACGGCGCCTACGTCACGCCGCTGGTCCGCAAGCTCGCGTCCGAGAACAACGTGGACCTGGGCTCGGTCAAGGGCACCGGCGTCGGCGGCCGTATCCGCAAGCAGGACGTCGTCGCCGCCGCGGAGGCCGCCAAGGCCGCCGCCGCTGCCCCGGCGCCCGCCGCTGTGACTGCCGGAGGCCATGCCGCCGCCAAGGCGCCGAAGCTGGAGGCGTCCCCGCTGCGCGGTCAGACGGTCAAGATGACCCGCATGCGCAAGGTCATCGGCGACAACATGATGAAGGCGCTGCACTCGCAGGCCCAGCTGACCTCGGTCCTCGAGGTCGACATCACCAAGCTGATGAAGCTGCGCAACCAGGCGAAGGCCGCGTTCGCCGCCCGTGAGGGCGTCAAGCTGTCCCCGATGCCGTTCTTCGTGAAGGCGGCGGCCCAGGCGCTGAAGGCCCACCCGGTCATCAACGCCCGGATCAACGAGGACGAGGGCACCATCACGTACTTCGACTCGGAGAACATCGGCATCGCCGTGGACGCCGAGAAGGGTCTGATGACCCCGGTCATCAAGGGTGCGGGCGACCTGAACATCGCCGGTATCTCCAAGAAGACCGCCGAGCTGGCGGGCAAGGCGCGCGGTGGCGGGCTGACGCCGGACGACATGTCCGGTGCCACCTTCACCATCAGCAACACCGGTTCGCGCGGTGCGCTGTTCGACACCGTCATCGTGCCGCCGAACCAGGCCGCCATCCTGGGCATCGGTGCCACGGTCCGCCGCCCGGTGGTCATCGACCACCCGGACCTCGGCGAGACCATCGCGGTGCGCGACATGACGTACCTCTCGCTCTCCTACGACCACCGCCTGGTGGACGGCGCGGACGCCGCCCGTTACCTGACGTCGGTCAAGGCGATCCTGGAGGCCGGTGAGTTCGAGGTCGAGCTCGGCCTCTGA